GTGTGTATCCCCGTTGCTTCTGGCGGTGATGGAGATGCTGGCGAAGATGCTGGTTGAGACTCCGACACTTAGAGCTTGAGCCAATTAAAAACTAAAAACGGGAGCCTGGCTCCCGTTTTTTTTTGCTCCATGATGAATGGAAGACAGCGATTAATTTTTTTTACGCTGACGGTCGATTTGCTCATCGCGCCAGGTTTCATAGGCAACGAGTTTATTTTCATCGAGCAGGTCACGAACAAGCGTGTCGGTTTCAGTGCGCCGCATCCGAGTGGCCTTTCGAGCCTGAGCCCAAGAAATATCACCGCTTCGAACTTGGCCCCAAAATCCGCGGACGGCCTCGTTCTCAGAATTGATGGCGTCGTTTAAAGTATCGGCGTCAGAACCCGAAAGGTCCAGCATCTCATTCAACGCTTCAAGCTCTTGCTCCACCCGTTCACGGCGACGCTCTTGCCTATCATCACGTCGTTCTGAAGAAGCTGCGGCCTGCTCTTCCCGAATCATATCGCGTAGGCGCTCACTGGCACGTGGGTTACTCATCACGGTTTCAAACGCATCCTCAACCGCTTGAGGCATGGCTTGAGGCTGATCTTTTTCCTCTTCACCGGCACCGCTACCTTGAGCTTGCTCTAAACTTCCAGCGGCAGCAGCAAAGCTTGGACCTCGATTTTCTAAAATCGCAATACGGTTCTCGAGGGCACGCATCCGACCATTGCCACCGCGCATAGCTTTACGAAAATCATCCCCAACGCGCACCGGTTTGTCACTGGAGAGGAGTTCTCCCGTTTGAATACCCTGAGCTGATAATGATTCTTGCAGAGCACCGATTTTAGTGTGCTGCCAACCAAGTGCCGACACACAACCCGCTAATAATATCCACTGAAAGTATTGTGTCTTCATAGAGTTCCCGCCTCGTGTTGGATCGCTGTTTACGACACTCGATGAGTGCTGGCAATCCAACAAAAGCCGGGAACTTATCTACAAAGCAGTCAGGTTAATTACCGAATATCTGCTCACAATCGGCGAGCACCTCATTGGGATGTGCACCTGGGCTAAAATCGCTGATTTCAGTATATTCTAGAATCAGCTTACCCTCAGCATCCAACAAAACAGTGATTCGCGAATAAGCTCCGAACCAACCGTCATCGGCGCCATACCTTGCGGCCAAAGCACCCCTGGCATCATCTTGCCATAACTCGTATTGAAAGCCTTCTTGCTCAGCCCAGCTTTGATGCTCGGCCGGCGAAGCAGTACTCACACCTACAATCTGTACACCCAATGCCTCGAACGCATCATATTGGTCACGGTACCCGCAACCTTCGATCGTTCAGCCAGGTGAATTGGCGAGTGGGTAAAACCACATCACCGTGGGTTGCCCCACAAGATTCGCAGCAGTTCGCTCTGAACCATCACGGTTTAAAGCAAGAAACTCTACAGGCTCAAGATTTGAAGCCGGCAAAGTTCCGTTAAGGTCGAGCTGCGAGAGATCGATCTCTTCAGGCTCAGTGGTATCTGAGGCATCGGACGGATCATCAGATGAACTCGCATCGCTTGTATCCGTATCCGAGTCGTCAGAACCATCTGACGCATCAGACGCGTCAGAGCCATCTGTCGAGTCTGTT
Above is a window of Deltaproteobacteria bacterium DNA encoding:
- a CDS encoding redoxin domain-containing protein, encoding MEGCGYRDQYDAFEALGVQIVGVSTASPAEHQSWAEQEGFQYELWQDDARGALAARYGADDGWFGAYSRITVLLDAEGKLILEYTEISDFSPGAHPNEVLADCEQIFGN